ATTGGCTGTACCTAAGCTGGTCGTCCCCTACGGCCACTTGCATGCTCGCAGCTGCGCTCCTCGCTCCCCTTCTGCAGCAGTTCTTCCCAGACGCACGGATGCTGGGGCCCACACACCCTGCGCCCCTAATCTAGCACCCTGCGGTTCCAACACCTGCGACCCCTCATATCTCTCAGCAGGCAGGGCTCGGGACAAGGGGCGAGGGTGGAGGTTAGGCGGGgctggaggggcagaggcagcccGCGCGAGTGTGTGCCCGCGCTCGCCACCGCAGGAGACCGCTACGTGGTGGCAGACTGCGGGGGAGGCACTGTGGACCTCACCGTGCACCAGCTGGAGCAGCCCCATGGCACCCTCAAGGAGCTGTACAAAGCGTCTGGTGAGTAGCCGGACACCAGCAGCCTCGTCCTCGCCCGGGCCCCTGGAGGCCCCGGGGGCGCTGACGCCGGCTCCACCCCCTGCCGCATCCCAGGAGGCCCCTACGGCGCGGTGGGCGTGGACCTGGCCTTCGAGCAGCTGCTCTGCCGCATCTTCGGCGAGGACTTCATCGCTACCTTCAAACGGCAGCGGCCCGCAGCCTGGGTGGATCTGACCATCGCCTTCGAGGCCCGCAAACGCACGGCGGGGCCGCACCGCGCTGGGGCGCTCAATATCTCGCTGCCCTTCTCCTTCATCGACTTCTACCGCAAGCAGCGAGGCCACAACGTGGAGACGGCCCTGCGCAGGAGCAGGTGGGCCTGGGGCCCGCGCGCAGGCGGGACTTGCTAAGAAGGGTCCTAGGGGAGCGGTGGGGTCCAAGCACACACCGTGCCCACTGGGGCGACAGGGGAGAGGCCTGAGTTCCCAGCAGGGCAGACTTCACTAGGGGAAATCCACAGCCCGAACTGAGACGAGGGGTTGGATCTCCGGCCTTGGGAAAGGGCCGATGGCTGTCTACCAGCTTCTCCCTCGCCCAACACCTGCGCCCGCAGTCGGTGCTCctgcacacagaggcagagatgccCCATCCTGAGGACCTCCTGCCCAGAACTGGAGCCGCTGGGCAGCtacagccctccccccaccccccacaatgAAGTAGAGGACAAGAGGCAGCGTCCAGTTGGTccagccaggcaggggcagggaatGAGGACCCAACTCCAAGctggggcaggcagctggatcctGACCCCTAGACCTGTGCGCCCTTCACCCCTACAGCGTGAACTTCGTGAAGTGGTCCTCGCAGGGGATGCTCCGGATGTCCTGTGAGGCCATGAATGAGCTCTTCCAGCCCACAGTCAGCGGCATCATCCAGCACATAGGTGAGCGCCTGAGCTCAGGTCCCCGTTCCCCTGCAGACACCCTGAGGTGCGGGTGCTGGGAGCCTGCACTCACCCATCCTCAGGCGTGAGACCCAGGAGGTGCACAGGGTCTGGTTAGGAGGGGTGATGTGCGGTCCTGCCGGGCTAAAGAACCTCTGATGCCTCATTTTCCCCACTCACAGAATGGGGTGGTAGCACTGGGTTCCCCAAAACCTTGAGCCTTCTAAGTGTACAGAGCAGGCAGGCTGCCTCTGGGCGTGTGTATGCTTGTGTGCAAGTGCCAGTTCTCAACCCGCGGCCTCCGGGTAGGTAGGGGGTTTCAGTGccggggaggcagaggccaggagctttttcagtgAAAGTGCTCGCGCTTTTCTTTACAGAACCTAATTCAAATGGATCTTTTGTAGTTGCCGGGAGGgtgcaggtggggggaggggaggcgccAGCGCCCGAAAAAGTAATGGCCTCGTCggttctttctccttctcccctccctccccgctccccgccgGGCCTCGTCCGGTCCCGCAGAGGCGCTGCTGGCGCGGCCGGAGGTGCAGGGCGTGAAGTTGCTGTTCCTGGTGGGCGGCTTCGCCGAGTCGGCCGTGCTGCAACAGGCGGTGCAGGCGTCGCTGGGCGCCCGCGGTCTGCGTGTCGTGGTCCCGCACGACGTGGGCCTCACCATCCTCAAGGGCGCTGTGCTCTTCGGCCAGGCGCCGGGCGTGGTGCGGGTCCGCCGCTCGCCCCTCACCTACGGCGTGGGCGTGCTCAACCGCTTCGTGGCAGGGCGCCACCCGCCAGACAAGCTGCTGGTTCGCGACGGCCGCCGCTGGTGCACCGACGTCTTCGAACGCTTCGTGGCCGCCGAGCAGTCGGTGGCGCTGGGCGAGGAGGTGCGGCGCAGCTACTGCCCCGCGCGCCCGGGGCAGCGGCGCGTGCTCATCAACCTGTACTGCTGCGCTGCCGAGGACGCGCACTTCATCACCGACCCGGGCGTGCGCAAGTGCGGCGCGCTCAGCCTCGAGCTCGAGCCCGCCGACAGCGGCTCGGACGGCGCAACCCCGGGCCGCCGCGAGATCCGAGCCGCCATGCAGTTCGGGGACACGGAGATTAAGGTCACCGCCGTCGACGTCAGCACCAATCGCTCGGTGCGCGCCGCCATCGACTTCCTTTCCAACTGAGGACGCGCCGGCACGGTctgggtcccagctccagcccgccCTCCCTTGGCCCCGGGGCCTGGGTTATGGGGCGGGCCGGAGGAACATTTGTTCCCAGCGTCCCTTTCCCCGCTCTCTAGCCCCGCGGAGATGAACTcaagggggaggggggcacaTCCAGAGACTTGGCTTTGGGACTGGGCTCTGGCCCACCAAGTGGAAGGCTGAAGGCGTCCCCAACCCCCACCCGCCGAGgaccctgggggcagggagactTAGAATCGGCTCCCAGCCTGGCAGGAGACATGTGGCCTGGAGACGAGCCAGGCCTGAActttggggtggggagaagggaaaGGACGCAGGCTGCGGGAGATGCCCAGGAGGGAGGTGGTGAGGGGCCGAGGTCACTAATGGATTCACTCAGCGCCCgcaggggagctgggggagagcaACCCTGACCCATGGCAGACAGTAGAGGGACCGGTGCAGAAGCCCCGGTCAGGGTGTGGTGCTGACCGCGCCAGTGTGACGGTTCCTGTGGGAAGGGCGATAGCTGCAGGGAGGAAGGTACACTTTGATGAAGGCAGTTATGAGGGGCTGGGGGTCTTTCCTTCCAGACGTCACCCATCTGGGAGGGTCCCAAGGACAGCCTACGAATAACCCAGCTGGGGAAGTGCAGTCGGGAGTGGGTAGGGAGACAGAGCTGATTCTAGCCTTAGGAGTCCCTGACCACCATAGGCCTTGACGGTGGGCAAGTGTGAAATGTCAGGCCCCAGCCCCACGGCCAGAGAGCCCTAAGGTGACAATAAAACATTTATGCTCAAGGGAAGCCAAGCCTTCTGGAGCCCACCCTGGAGTGGGATAGGGCACAGGTGCTAGAAAGGAAGAGCTTccccaggggcacagggcagggaggtggCCGGAGCTGGTCAGGCGTCCCAGACACCCCTGCCCCCCAAGGCCTCTCTCTGGCCAGGAAGGAGGCCCCTCTCCACCCAAGTGAATCCTCTTGAGGCCTTTCCCAGGCGGGGGGCTGGAGCACTACCCAGCACCCCTGTCCTCCCAGAACCATCTTTGAAGGACTGGGCAGTGTCAGGACCCCAAGAATGAAAAGCCCACGGGGCCTCTGGTAGCCActggaaattttatttctttagggtTCTTTCCCAACCAGTCATTTAAAAACCAAAGAACACAGACCCGAGGGGTGAGGGTTGGAGACTGCCCCTCCCTCATCCTCACCATGGACAGCAGCGGGGAAGAAGGAGGGGCGGAGGTGGCTGAAgcgagagcagcagcagcagtggggcCACGTCCCAGAGCCAGCTCCGTCCTCTCTCGGACCCCTGCTGGAGGCCCCatggcttggggtggggggtgggtagaacccaccccaggccccccactcccctcctcagaTAGCCTCCTTGAGGACTCAACCCTTTTCTTCTGGCAGGAGACTGAGGCACACGGAGAGGAGGAAGCGGGAGAGGACCTCGGAGAGGCAGGGTGGTGGTGGCACAAATGAAGGCAGAGGTGCGAGGCGTGGGCAAGGCCCCTGGaaaccccacccccacgcccaccctggggaggggcacGCAGCATGTGGGGGAGAGGCGGGGTTAAGGCTGAGGGGCCCCGAGGGGTGGGGCCAAAGGCCTCAGTCGAAGCCATGCCAGTCACTGTGCTCCGAGTCGTACTCCAGCTCAGCGCCCACGCACTTGACGCCGTCCAGCAGCATGGGCGTGCCGTGGTGCCGGTCTgcaaggcagggggtgggggtcgAGCCGCGCCGTGCTGCACCCCTGACCACTCCCAGGGGACCCTTCCCCTCCCTCAGGGACaggcgggcaggaggaggaggaggggaaggcacCCGCCAAGGAGTTTGAGAGCCCTGAGCCATGCAAGGATCCCTCGCTCAGACACCTCCGGGATTAGGGCAGAAAGCCCTGCAGCCAAGCTGCGGCGGGAGGTCCCGGCCGGGGCTCTCACCCATGACTCGCGCCTGCACCGTCACGCGCACGCAGGCGCCGGCGCCACCTTCGCAGGCCAGCAGCATCTCCTCTTTGAGCACGCCCTCCTTGTGTGCAGAGTACTCACACTTGACGCTGTAACCTGCCCGGGGGCACGGGGCAGGCGATCAGCACCTGACCTCCCGGCCTGCTCCCAGGCACTGCAATGCACACGGAGGAGCATTCAGGAAATGCCCTGTCCTTCCACGAGCTGCACAGGCCTGCGGGCCACCCCAGTGTGGCTCCAAGAGCGCTCCAGCTTCCAAGAGAAGGCCCTTTAATTCCCCCGCAAGggaaggcagggagaaggggtggtggggaagaggaggggtggcAGGGTGGGCTTTGAGCATGTCAGGCAGCAAGAGGCTAGGGCTGAGGGGGCTCGCTCAATCCGCTGAAGGGCAGGTCACAAGGTAGGGGGTGGGGTAGGGCTGCGAAACAAGCTGGGCCCTGAGAACCTGACACCCTAGCTGCTACCAGGTTGGGGATGAGGGATGGGCGGGgcctgcagccagccagccaggtaGGTTGGGAGAAGCAGCCTGAgacccagggcccaggcaggacTTGGGGGCGCTAGGTTAGCCACCCGTGGTTCTCGCAGCTCCAGCAGGTTTTCTCTTGAGGGGCAGGCGGGAGGGAGAGCTGCAGGCCCCAAGCCACGTCCCCAGTGGCTCCCATCTTAGTCACCTGCTCACTGAGGTTCTAGCAGGCAACGGGCACACGCAGGCCTGCCGTGTGAGCTCATGGGCTTCTGTCCAGGAGGGGGCCTGAGACATGGGAGCTGCCAGGCGACCACACTGCAAGCTCACGGAGGGGACACGTCCCTGACTCGCTGGGCTGAGTGTCACCCGAGTCCTCTCACTCACTCCCACTCGCATCCAGCACCCCGAAGAGGAGACGCACCTTCAGGGACGGGCATGACACTGAGGAGCTTGAGGTGCAGGCTGGGCACAGGTGCCTCGCGGACGTCCTTGCTCAGCCTGTGCACAGGGGGCAGAGTGAAGGTAATCTCATACCTGTGCAGGATCTTCAGGAAGCCGACCTGCAGCAGGAGGGGCGAGGGAGGGAGGCGCCTTAACTCACTGCTTCTTCCAGGGCCCGACCAGGTCCCGCAGCCTGCGCTCCTTCTGGGCCTCAGCACGGCTGCCCTGGGGAGCCCAGGAGCCTACCTCcttccactgctccagctgaaccacacccccagccccacaaTGCCAGATCTTGGACACGACGGGGCCAGCGTCCTCCATGCCATTTGTCTTGCAGGCCCTGCAGTCCTCAGTAAGTCATTTTTCAggtgaaaaaaaatggaagccaGGGCCACACGGCATGGCCAGGGTAAAGTCCTCCCTAGACCTCCTGGCCACTCCTGCCATGCATGGCACACAGCAAGGCACCAGCCACCGCTCAGAATCTGTGACACAGGCCGTCCATCTGCCTGGTCAGGGAAACTGATCCTCCAGTCACTCAGGCGGCGACGCCAGGCAGCGCAGCACAGGACAGCGGATGCGACGGAATTGGGTGAAAAAGGTACTAGAGCAGCTGTGTCAGTCCACCACTGAaccaggctcctgcctgcccGATGGCACCTGATCATGCATGTCTGTGTGCCCACTCGGAGGCTCACGGGGCCCAGCAGCCTCCACTCAAGGTCTAAGTGATTTCTGTTGTTCGCATACAGTGCTTGGCAACCAGTGCCTTCTGCAACAGATGCCGTCTTTGGAAACTCCAGCGATGTGAAGGGTTGCAAGCTGGGTGGCTGCTGAGCAGGCTGCCTGCCAGGAGGGCCAGTCCGGCAGGCACAGGCATGCAtgcagtgcctgccccagctctggtggGCACAGACtcccacccacagtgactggggcAGCACAGCCCTACCCCTGAGGGCCAGCTGGGAATGGCTGCATGGAACTGCCAGCCTGTCACTGCATGATAAACCTCAATCCAGgtacccctcccaccccctttctGGCTGCACCTGCCATCCATGACCCTGTGACCACTGGACCACTTGCAAAATTTtccaggggggccggcgctgtggctcactaggctaatcctccacctagtggtgccggcacaccgggttctaatcccggtcagggcgccggattctgtcccggttgcccctcttccaggtcagctctctgttgtggccagggagtgcagtggaggatggcccaagtacttgggccctgcaccccatgagagaccaggataagtacctggctcctgccatcggatcagcgcggtgcgccggctgcagctcaccggccgcagcagccactggagggtgaaccagtggcaaaggaagacctttctctctgtctctctcactgtccactctgcctgtcaaaaaaataaaaaataaaaaaaaattttccagggGAATTACTCAGagatgtgcaaaaaaaaaaaaaaaaaacctcaacactGACTGCCCTATTTATAACAGTGAAAAAACAGAAACACCCGTAACACCCAGGCATGGGGAACCAGCTAAGTCAATGAAGATATGCATAATGGAACACCAGGCAGTTGTAAAATCTTGTGGAAAATTATTCACTgacacagacaaaaaaaaaaaaaaactcagcttgTCCACTGTGCTACCAGCTCTCTGTTTTTGAAcaccaagtttttaaaaacacttggAATGACACACATCAAAATATTAATCCCAGTTATTTCTGGATAGTATGACTGTGGATTcttttaaatctctttatatttttctctatcttctgatttttctttaatagacATGATGGATTTTGCAATGGGGGAGGGagctatttttaaagactttggtttttcttctgttcatTCCCTTGGGGAGGTTGTCAGCTATAGGAGAAAGAGTCAGATGGCTACAGACCTGGGCCTTTCTCAGCAGGGCAGCAAGCCCCTCCTTGGGTCAGTGTCCAGTGGAGGAGACCTCTGTCCCCCGCGTACAGGGCACTGCTGCTCAACTCTGCACCCGTGGTTTACAGGCCAACCTAGAGGCCTCAATCCCAAGCTTCCCCAGTACAGTCCCTCCAGAGACCCCTCCCACCCCTTCCAAGTGCCCGTGGGGTCGGGTAGCACCCTGGCAGTTGGAGGAGCCAGCTGCAGAGGCTGCAGGGAGTGTGAGGTGTGGCCACAAGAAGAGGGGGCTCCAGCAAGCAGGAGACGTGGGGTGACACATCACCGCCAAGAGCCCACATCAGCCAGAGAGCTGGCAGAGCAGGATAACAAAAGCCACACCTGCTGTCACAGTGATTAGCTTCACACCTGAATCACATGCCCAGGTTCCTCCACCCTCCCACCAAATCTGTGGGTGTGAACTGTCTCCATGGGGAAGAGGAACAGGTAACCCCCTCCAGGACGTGGGCTTGAGCGGGTACGAAGGTCTgtgtgctgcaggctgggtccCCAGTGTGGGGCTGTGGAGGGCTGGCAGCTTtaagaggtgggggctgggggcaggttaATTAGGTCACAGGGCCTCCATCCTGGAAGGGACTGACGCCAGGCTCTCAGAGTGGATtagcccctccctccctgagaGCCTAATTATAAAAACAGCAGGCCCAGCCCCAAGGCTTCAGCTTCTAGTCTTGCCTTGGGCTCTCTCCTCTTGCTTGCGCTTGGGGTGACACTGCCCTCTGAGGCCGCCTGTGTGGTGACCTGGCcggaaggccctcaccagagctgcACAGGCATCAGCTTCATGCCCTTGGATCTCCCATACTACAAGTTATGCAGACCTCAGGTATCTTGTGGCAGTAACTTAAAACAGACCCAGACAGTCAGCCTGGATCTGAACCCACACCTGTGACACCCCAGCCACCACCGCGACACCTGCCTTGTACTGTTGTTGTCCGCGGGAGGCTGGTGGCAACAATGGCTCTGGTCACCTTGACCTAAGTGCATCCATCTCATTAAAATCTTACcatttcccattttacagatggagaaaccaaGGCTCAGGGAGGGGCCGCGATGTGCAGATAAACCATCTGGGAGGGAAGAGGCTAGATGGGCCCGGGGAGCCAGGAagggccagggaggaggagggaagaaggctGACGATGAGGGCGACGTGCTGTACCTTGACCAGAAAGCTGCTGTCACTCTCCTGGGTGACCATGACCACTGAGTCATGCAGCTTCTCATCAAAGTGGACGTGGCTCTGGGAGCCTTCTGCATCGTGGCCTGCTGCGAAGCGGATACTCCGGACCCTGGGCTTGTTGCCTAGGAAGAGTGGGAGAGGGCTCCAGGGGCTGCTGGCTTCCCCGCCTCCCTGGAAACTACTTCGTTCCACCGCCTCCCACCCTGAGACTGCCCTTGACATCACCTGCACTCACTGGCTGGACTCCCTCCAGGGCTAGGTGAACCACGAGGCCCAGTCCTCCCACAAGAAGTGCTGCCCCCCGGGTAGGTGGGGGTCTCCGAGACTGGCTAATGTGAGCTCTCACTTGGGGGACCGGGGTGGGGATGAGGCTAACACCAGATGCAGTGCCtgaggcccctgcctgcccctcctaaTGACCCCAGTACAGGGGTGGGCAGAGGCAGGAATAGGAACAGGTGCTAGGGGACCTGCTTGGGGATAAGAGAACAAAAGAGGACCAAAAACCATACTCTGCCCACCCAGAAGAGGCTGCAGCTGCCACTAAGCCTCACCGATCACTGCCAGGTAGGAAGGAAGAACCCAGGAGCCCTACAGACGCCCCCCCCAACACCCTTCCCTCAGCTGCCCCTGAGCTGGGTGGGGTTCTCCAGGGACAAAAAGGTCAAAGGACTGTGGGAGGGCAGAGCCCAGAGTGGGCTGGATGGACACTCAGGCTCAGTGAGGCCAAGTGCATGTCCCCAGTCCTCTTTGACATTCCAGTCCTGGGCCTCCCAAGTCCTGCCCACAGTCCTTCCGGTGGGCGGCTCTgcgctggctttggcctgggttcTTGGACATTCAGCTAAGGCCCAGGAGGCCAGTTTGCCGCATCCATAATCCCTGCTGAGGCCCTAGATTGGCCCCTAACGCCCTCCCTTAGCACTCTGGACTCTGAGCTCACCTTGAGTCCCTCATgtcccccagctcctgcagtggaacggggggagagggaggggctcaAATCCAGAGTAACAAGAGCACAGCTCCCCAGCAACCAACACATCAAGGACCACAGGGGTCTCCGCTAGGGCTTCAGGGGGCCCCGGGACCCAGGACAACAATGCATGTTCCAgttacattctctctctctctctctctctctcacacacacacacgcacacagctgATACTAGTCCTGTGTGTAAGCATGTCCCCTCGCATCAGGGCCCCCAGGAAGGGCCGTGCAGACCCCCTAGGCCAGGAGACACTCACCCTTGTTGGCTGCAGCCATGGACGCCCTCCCTGCCGTGGGGTGAAGACACCCGCTCCTGCTGGACACCAGCACTCCAGCTCAACAGCCTCCCATGCTCcaaggacaccagcaggagcctggaggacAGGGAGTCGGGGGAACAGGAGTCAAGGTCAGCCGTGGGCCCGTGGctgggggagagcagaggagctCCCGCAGCAGCCCAAGTGcggcctgcatcccacagcacaggggcctctgctgcagcccacccccagccccgaccCATCCCCACGCTCCCTGAGAACTCTCACCCTGCCTGACACCCTACTgacccagggccctggctgcGCCGCTCCGAAGCAGCTTGTGGGTGCCAAAGTGCCAGTGTAGGACTCCTGTGCCCAGCCCACctgaggcaggcaggaagggcagCCTGGAAAGGGGAGGGCTTGACTGGTACTCTGCAGGGGCCAGTCTGGCTGGGCTGAGGGCACGCAGGCAGCGCAGTGGGCGCGGGTCAGAGTCAGCAGTGTGCTGGGTGGAGGGCGAGAACAGGGCGCCGGGGATCAGTGTGTCCTCGGAGCTTTCCTTCCTGGTGACCAGTGAGGGCTGTCTGCAGAAGTGATGCTGACCGCAAGTgaaccctcccccccccacctcccccacccccggcccctggCCTGCCTCTCAGTCCCCCAGGGAGGCCTCAGGGCCATAGCGTGAGGCCCCTAGGAAGCCTGCCCTGGGCCAAGCTGGGGCCATCTCATTATGAACCCTACTGATGGGAACAGAGGGAATacacaaaagaaagaagagaggaagcaaaacaaacaagctTGTCTCTGGCCTTTCCTAAACCAAATTGCCCTGGGGGTTGATGGAAAGCTCTTCTTTACAGAAGATTCCTTACTAATAAGTAACAAAGGAATCAGCAGATGCCAAGTCATTCTTCTCCCCCTAAAGAAACAAATGCCAGGGGCAAGTGCAGTCAGCGGAGGCTGAACCACAGAGGGAGGCTAACAGGGAGCAGACACTAACAGATGCCCCAGTGCCATGGACAGATGATtccatattcttatttatttttattttatttgaaaggcagagagatcttctatttgctgttcactccccagacgcccacaatagctgaggctgggtcaggccaaacccaagagctAGAAATTCAGTcagggtctctgatgtggatggcagggacccaagcacttaagccatcacctgctgcctcccagggtgtgcattagcaggaagctggattggaagtggagctgggacttgaacccaaggacTCTGCTAcgagatgtaggtgtcccaagctgcataGTAACTGCTGAACCAAATACCCACCTACACGTGGTGTTCTTCAGGAGACTAACATGGATGTGCAGTGGAGTGAGCCTACATCACCTGGCCACTCTCCCCGGCTCACAGTGGGACAATATGACACCCGGTGCCTCCTGGTACAAAGCAGCCTGAAGTCAAAGCATTGCTGACAAGAGCTGTCTGCCAAAAATGTTTAACCTGGATCTAACGGAACTTCTAGCTCCATCTTCTCATTTATGAAAAACACAGAGGACGATGGAACGAATTACATGACTCTGTGAAAGGGCAATGAGACAAACCCAAAAGGCGGAGAGGATCCTACTGGATGACTGACCTGCTTTTTCAGActgcaagaaaaaataaaggggggagtggtggtggtggtagggagaGGCCCAGACATTGTTCTAGATAAAGAATCAGGCAAACCGCAGCTTGTGTTTCGTAAGTGAAGTTTACAGGGACACCGCACGCTTGCTCAGCCACAGGTTGCCTACAGCTGCTTTAGCACTACGACAAATGAGCCTCAGTCGTTGGGACAGATCCTTAGATATTTGCCACCTGGCCCTT
The window above is part of the Oryctolagus cuniculus chromosome 11, mOryCun1.1, whole genome shotgun sequence genome. Proteins encoded here:
- the HSPA12B gene encoding heat shock 70 kDa protein 12B isoform X2 codes for the protein MASSRAARMLAVPELGLQGLYIGSSPERSPVPSPPGSPRTQESCGIAPLTPSQSPKPETRAPQPPPFSVVVAIDFGTTSSGYAFSFASDPEAIHMMRKWEGGDPGVAHQKTPTCLLLTPEGAFHSFGYTARDYYHDLDPEEARDWLYFEKFKMKIHSATDLTLKTQLEAVNGRKMPALEVFAHALRFFKEHALQELREQCPSLPEKDAVRWVLTVPAIWKQPAKQFMREAAYLAGLVSREDAEQLLIALEPEAASVYCRKLRLHQLMDLSSRAPGGGRLGERRSIDSSFRQAREQLRRSRHSRTFLVESGVGELWAEMQAGDRYVVADCGGGTVDLTVHQLEQPHGTLKELYKASGGPYGAVGVDLAFEQLLCRIFGEDFIATFKRQRPAAWVDLTIAFEARKRTAGPHRAGALNISLPFSFIDFYRKQRGHNVETALRRSSVNFVKWSSQGMLRMSCEAMNELFQPTVSGIIQHIEALLARPEVQGVKLLFLVGGFAESAVLQQAVQASLGARGLRVVVPHDVGLTILKGAVLFGQAPGVVRVRRSPLTYGVGVLNRFVAGRHPPDKLLVRDGRRWCTDVFERFVAAEQSVALGEEVRRSYCPARPGQRRVLINLYCCAAEDAHFITDPGVRKCGALSLELEPADSGSDGATPGRREIRAAMQFGDTEIKVTAVDVSTNRSVRAAIDFLSN
- the ADISSP gene encoding adipose-secreted signaling protein, encoding MAAANKGNKPRVRSIRFAAGHDAEGSQSHVHFDEKLHDSVVMVTQESDSSFLVKVGFLKILHRYEITFTLPPVHRLSKDVREAPVPSLHLKLLSVMPVPEGYSVKCEYSAHKEGVLKEEMLLACEGGAGACVRVTVQARVMDRHHGTPMLLDGVKCVGAELEYDSEHSDWHGFD
- the HSPA12B gene encoding heat shock 70 kDa protein 12B isoform X3, which produces MLAVPELGLQGLYIGSSPERSPVPSPPGSPRTQESCGIAPLTPSQSPKPETRAPQPPPFSVVVAIDFGTTSSGYAFSFASDPEAIHMMRKWEGGDPGVAHQKTPTCLLLTPEGAFHSFGYTARDYYHDLDPEEARDWLYFEKFKMKIHSATDLTLKTQLEAVNGRKMPALEVFAHALRFFKEHALQELREQCPSLPEKDAVRWVLTVPAIWKQPAKQFMREAAYLAGLVSREDAEQLLIALEPEAASVYCRKLRLHQLMDLSSRAPGGGRLGERRSIDSSFRQAREQLRRSRHSRTFLVESGVGELWAEMQAGDRYVVADCGGGTVDLTVHQLEQPHGTLKELYKASGGPYGAVGVDLAFEQLLCRIFGEDFIATFKRQRPAAWVDLTIAFEARKRTAGPHRAGALNISLPFSFIDFYRKQRGHNVETALRRSSVNFVKWSSQGMLRMSCEAMNELFQPTVSGIIQHIEALLARPEVQGVKLLFLVGGFAESAVLQQAVQASLGARGLRVVVPHDVGLTILKGAVLFGQAPGVVRVRRSPLTYGVGVLNRFVAGRHPPDKLLVRDGRRWCTDVFERFVAAEQSVALGEEVRRSYCPARPGQRRVLINLYCCAAEDAHFITDPGVRKCGALSLELEPADSGSDGATPGRREIRAAMQFGDTEIKVTAVDVSTNRSVRAAIDFLSN